AGTCCTGCGTGAACGAGGTAAAACCCATCCAACTCATAGTAATAAGGAAGCCTGCGTAGAAAGCGAAAAATCCGTTTGCGGATTAGCTGCTCTTTATTCAGCAGATTGAGCGAGTTGCGCGATTTGAGCAGCATCCGCAATTCTTCCGGTTGGTTTTGGATGATGTGAAGCACCGTTTCCTCGTGGTTTCCCATCAATGGATAAACGTTGTAGCCTTCGTCTTCCAACCTGAGCACATGATCGATCACTTCTTTGCTGCGCGGACCGCGATTGATGAAATCGCCCAGCAGAAAGAGTTGATCATCGTGATTGAGTTGCACTTTTTCGAGCAAACTGATGAAGGTATTGGCACAACCGTGAATGTCGGTTATGACCAAACGCCTGCCGCCATTCTTTGGCGGTTTCACTTTCATTCCAATAGTGCCGAGGGGTAACATCAGAGCCCGAGCTTCATGCTGATTTTGAACGCAAGATTGTCAAATTGGTCGGAAAACGCGTATGCTCCGTAACGATAAAAAATACCGCCACCGATTCCGATCAAATTGACCTTGATAATGTCCTCTATCACCAAGCCTGTTTCCAGGTATCCGTTGTGCATGTCTTCAATGGTAAGCCCTGTGTGCAATTGCGGTTTGGTGAGCCATCCGATGCCGAAACTATTGACCCAATGAAACTCCGGGCGCATCCATTTGATGCCGGTTTTCAGCGAACCGAAATTGTGGCGCTGATGCAAGGCGATCTGAATCTGATTGAGGAATTCGTTGGGGCGCATGGTTTCAAATGAATTGGGAGAGAACACCGTAATGTCCTGAAAGTTGGCGCGAGGCGTATACATTTTCAGATATGGAACGGGGGTCGATGTCCAACCGGCACTCAATTGCCAATGCTCCATCCCGAATTTTCGGATGCGGAATTTGCCCTGCAGCCTCAGATCGGCCTTCCAATAATCATAATCGGACGATAGGATTCCTTTCAGGCCTTTGGTTACGGTTGCCCAAAGGATAAGGGCTCCTTTGTCTTGAATGATTTCGCGATTGCCCAAGCGCATTTTCTTTTCGAAAGGTGCAAAACGGAATCCTGCACGGATCTCTGCAAACTGATACTTGTTTATGCTATCGGTGGTAGCCTCGGGCACGTAGCGATAATCGTGTTTGCTTTCTGCGTCCTGATGCCTGAATTGCGCCTCAAAATGCCAGCCTCGCAAGGGATTTATACGCACACCTGCATTCCAGCCGTTCATCAGGTCCATGCGTTGCACGGTCAGGTCGCGGTACATCTCGCCCAGCGACAGATTATCGCTCACCAAAAACTCCTGTGCCCCAATTTCGCTCACATCGTGGTAATAGGCTCCAAGCAATTGCAGTCCCAAATTCCTGTGAAGCGTAAACGCGGCATCGCCTCCATATTTCACTTCCTTATCCTTGAAACCATAGGCCACATACGCGCCAAAATTGGCCCACTTGATGAGATCGGGAGCGGTGTGCATGCCTACGCCCAAACGGAAACCTTCGTAATCATTGAAATCGATGATCTTATCCAGATCGAGTTCTATTGGCCCAATGGGGAAGCGCCCTGTTGCTGCCGCAATCAACAGTTTGATGCGCTTTTCCAACTTCAGTTCCTTGCCCAAACTATCTATTACATGGTAAGTTCGAAGCTCCTTATCGGTTAGCGGGGCTTCTCGCTCGGCATTCCAATAGGCAGAGTCTTTCTTGTGCGCTTTGGAATCGAGTTCCAAAGTGTTTGAACTGATGTCGGTGGCGCGCACCTTCTCATCCAGATTCACTTCCCGATTGTAGGTGGTGCCAATTCCTTTGATGTTGAACCCGCCCAGGTTCAGACCCATCATTTTAAAATCGGTATTGAGCTGTGTGGGAAACCATGTCCTGTCCTCCAACTTCTCGTATTTGTGCTGGATCTTGATCTCCATGCCTTGGCCATCTACCACATTGGCCGATGCGTTCATCAAAGCCATATCGGTCATGTTGATGTGCAATTGCCCTTGCAAGGCATCGAACTTCTTTCCTTTTTTAGGTTGATAACTGATGATGATGACAGTGTCCTGATCCACCATCAGCGTGTCTTCAATATTGAAGAAATAGTTGTTCCAACTGTTTGGGCTGATAGGGCCGAGAAAGGCCTGCTGCCCCAAGGAGAAATAATCTTTGTAGAAGGAGAACGATTGCATCTGACTGGCCAGCATGGCAAACTGCGGATTCTTCATGCCCGAAAAGCGCGTGG
This genomic window from Flavobacteriales bacterium contains:
- a CDS encoding serine/threonine protein phosphatase encodes the protein MLPLGTIGMKVKPPKNGGRRLVITDIHGCANTFISLLEKVQLNHDDQLFLLGDFINRGPRSKEVIDHVLRLEDEGYNVYPLMGNHEETVLHIIQNQPEELRMLLKSRNSLNLLNKEQLIRKRIFRFLRRLPYYYELDGFYLVHAGLNVQIEKPLTDLHAMVWIRNFKVEQKLNGKTIFFGHTPTKISKIKTAIETDAPFICLDNGCSHTYLGKDYGRLLCYDLDSRKLYKQRNID
- a CDS encoding DUF5686 and carboxypeptidase regulatory-like domain-containing protein, with protein sequence MVTSVTVAFCWYLDETIVAMTNLLSFVAMRLFWFTFFLVISQCADAQQLIKGFVRDSLTNEPLVFAHVVLNDGPRGTTTDLNGFFKVEARVPVSHVRIKYIGYQTRSFPVSNVADSLVFKLPRSNTQLAEVTILPGENPADRIIKNVVKNRKENDPANLPFFSYKAYEKTIFTLDEDTAITNKRSAEDTMLVAIRNLLQKQHIMMSENVYERKFRNGKFTDNVEATRFSGMKNPQFAMLASQMQSFSFYKDYFSLGQQAFLGPISPNSWNNYFFNIEDTLMVDQDTVIIISYQPKKGKKFDALQGQLHINMTDMALMNASANVVDGQGMEIKIQHKYEKLEDRTWFPTQLNTDFKMMGLNLGGFNIKGIGTTYNREVNLDEKVRATDISSNTLELDSKAHKKDSAYWNAEREAPLTDKELRTYHVIDSLGKELKLEKRIKLLIAAATGRFPIGPIELDLDKIIDFNDYEGFRLGVGMHTAPDLIKWANFGAYVAYGFKDKEVKYGGDAAFTLHRNLGLQLLGAYYHDVSEIGAQEFLVSDNLSLGEMYRDLTVQRMDLMNGWNAGVRINPLRGWHFEAQFRHQDAESKHDYRYVPEATTDSINKYQFAEIRAGFRFAPFEKKMRLGNREIIQDKGALILWATVTKGLKGILSSDYDYWKADLRLQGKFRIRKFGMEHWQLSAGWTSTPVPYLKMYTPRANFQDITVFSPNSFETMRPNEFLNQIQIALHQRHNFGSLKTGIKWMRPEFHWVNSFGIGWLTKPQLHTGLTIEDMHNGYLETGLVIEDIIKVNLIGIGGGIFYRYGAYAFSDQFDNLAFKISMKLGL